The segment GGTCATCCAGGTGGGCAAGTTCCTCTTTACTCTTGacaagcatatcatccacatacaccTCCATATTTCTGCTAATTTGGTTGCTGAATATCTTGTTGACTAACCTCTGGTAGGTTACTCCTGCGTTCTTTAGCacgaaaggcatcaccttatagcaaTAGAGCCTCTGACTCATGATGAAAGCagttttctcctgatcttctTCGGCCATTCttatctggttgtaccctgagaaagcatccatgaacgTCAGTAACTTATGCCCGGCTATAGAATCCATTAATTGGTCTATTCTTGGcaaaggaaaactatctttcGGGCAGACTTTGTTCAGGTCTATGAAGTCCACGAATATTCTCCATTTCCCATTTGCTTTGCTTACTAGGATGACATTCGTGACCCAATCAAGATAGTAGACCTCTCGGATAAAGCCTGCTGATAATAGTTTGCTAACCTCGTTTGTAATCGCTTGGTTCCATTTTGGGGCGAAGACTCGTCGTCTTTGCTGTGCGGGCTTTCTCTCTGGGTCTACGTTCAGCTTATGCTAAATAACTTTTAGAGATATGCCTGGCATGTCTTCGTGAGTCCAGGCGAAGACATCCAGGTTTTCTTTAAGGAATTGGACGAGCCGTGTTTTCATCTCAAGACTTAGTATCGTCCCTATTTTTGTCGTCTTTGTTGCCTCTCCTTCAACTAGTTCCACTGTCTCCAAAGTCTCCACTTTATCCTCTTCTTTCTCCTCGATCATCCATGTATGGTTCTCCTTTACGGCCAACATGGCCTAGTAGCATTCCCTAATCAGGACCTGATCTCTTTTTACCTCGCCGACACCGTTCTCAATTAGGAATTTTACCTTTAAGCAATAGGTGAACGTAGCTTACTTCCACCGATTGAGCGTGGGTCTCCCAATGATTACATTGTAAGATGAGGGGCAATCTACTACTAAGAAGTCTAACTGGCGTGTCAACTGCTTTGGGTAGGTCCCCACCATCACTGTCAAAGTTACTATACCCTTGGGATATACTCTGTCCCCACTGAAACTGACAAGGAGGGAATCAAATGGGCGTAGTCTCTCAAGATCTAGCTTCAGCTGCTAGAAAGCGGGAAGGTAGATGATGTCTGCGGAGCTGCCATTGTCCACAAGGATCCTCTTGGTATTGAATCCTTCAATCGTGAGTGTTATGATCAAGGGGTCATTATGAGGCTGCTTCACTCCCTGTGCATCTTCCTCACTGAAAGACATATCTTGGTTCGTTCGTCTCTGCTTGAACGAGGGTACCCTATGGATGCTGTTCACCTGCCTCTGGCATACTTTCTTGAGGGATCTGAACGACCTGCCCATGGTTGGCCCACCTGTGATCGTCTTTATTTCCCCGATCACAGTTTGTGGCCGTTGAGACGTATGATCCTCATCTCTAGGCGAGAACTTGCGTTGGTTTTTATCATCGTTTCTAAACTTGCTAGATTCTCTCTTCTTCACATACTTCTACAGTTTTCCTTTCCATATCAATTCCTCTATTTGCTCCTTCAAGTCCCGGCAATCTTCGGTATAGTGACCATGATCCTTGCGGAACCGGCAGTACTTCTTCTTGTCTCGGATGTTAGGGGACGAATGTAATGGCCTTGGCCAATTGAGGTAATGTCCATCCTTAATCTGCgccaaaattttgtcaacagcCATAACTAAAGGAGTGTATTTTACCGTTCGAGGAGTTTTTTCGTCTCTCCATTTACTCTCGTCGATGGTTCGGCGATCTGGACACTCCCTTTTTTGTCCTCTACGatcctcctccttctttctcttgTCTGTTGGCTTCTCTTCGTCTCTTATGGCGGCTAGTGCttcttcagcattcatgtacttctgtgtCTTCAGGAGCATCTCTGCCATCGTCTTAGGAGGATTCTTCGCAAGTGACGTCACGAACTCTCTAGACTTCAGCCCTTCCTTAAAGGTCATCAACTGCACTTTGTCGTCAACTTCGTATACTTCCAAGGTCTCCCTTTTGAATCATTTCACGTATGACCTAAGGGTTTCTTTCTCCCCTTGTCTAATAGTAAGCAAGTGGTTCACTGGCCTCTTAGGGCGTTGTCCCCCAATGAAGTGGCGCAAAAAGGCGTTGCTCAACTATTCAAAGTTATCGATGGTCGAAGTTGGCAACTTCGTGAACCACTCCCTTGTAGCTCGTTTCAGAGTGGTAGGGAAGGAACGGCACAATATTTCATCAAGAGGCTGTTGAAGGCCTAGTGTCGTCTTGAAGGTGTTGAGGTGGTCTTGGGGATCCTTAAGTCCGTCAAACGGTTCAAGCTGAGGCAATCTAAATTTTGACGGCACTGGGCACTCCAGGACGGCAATAGTGAAAGGAGAGTCTATTGCCCTGACCATTCAATCCAGGCTCCGATCTGTCTTCTCCTTAATGGCGTTCCTCAACTcatccatctctttcctcatctCTCAGAGAAGATCTGAGTTCTAATCATCTAGAGTAACAGGCCCTCGACAGTCACTTCTTCTATATCTATCTCCCTCATCCTCACAATTGACTCTGGATCAATTCTCCTCCTGTTGAAGCCACAGCCTCATTTCCTGATTTTTCCTAGTGAGATCTTCGACTGTAACCGCTAGAGCTTGGACTTGCTGAATCAACGCGGTTGTGTCCTGATTATGCTCCATCTGGATATATAGAAGTTGATAAGAACTACGTTTCAGATTGGAGCACGAAAATGTCACacttcccacaaacggcgccaaactgatgaaaaCAAGTTCGTCAGTCGTAGTGAATTCGTCCAGATGGAGTTGGATGTTCGCCTGTGTCACAATGGAAGTAACAATCCCTTAAGATGGTCATCAGTGTGGCGCCTGCTacaacgcctccgatgccaaagtcagtataGGGAGTTTATGATAATAGAGTGTAAGAATAACTAGGTATGTTTCATAGGTGTGTATGTACCTTCTGTTGGAGGTTTTGAGgactatatatacatattctcATTGCTTCTAGCCGTTGGGGCTATTATTGTGGTTTTAATGCTCTTGTTTGTGTTTGGAAATTGATTGATATAGAGTCAAAGATGTCATTTTCTTTGACGATTAGATGCGGGATACAAGTGATGGGAGTAGTAATTGTCAGACCGAAGGATGAATGAAAGAATGTGCCTGTAGTTTTCAACAGTGAATGGAATTTTGGAATGAGTAAACAATACAGGAGTTGGTTAAGGACACAGGAGTTGAGGCTATATTTAAATCTATGATGATTATAATTGTAGGTTAGTCACTAAGTGTATTTGTTAGAATTATTGttgaatgattaaattcacaatttcctaatagtttaagGTTTTGGGGTACAtcatatttttgcttttttttttttttggctagatTGTTAGGGGGGAGGGGGGCTAGTGGGTACAAACTTCAGTGCCCAGACACCACAGGAGGTGCTGGGACCACTGGGGTATCCCTCGAATCCCAAATCATTTTTTACATGGTGCATTAGCTCAAGTGTAGTCTGTGTTGTTTTGCTTTCTTCAGTACAGGTGGCTGTCTTTTGAGCCTTGTTAGTTACAGGGTTTATCAGGTTCTGATTGGAGGTTGGAGGGCTTAAATGTACATAGTGGTGTTATGCTTTGATTTGTAATAGTTAAATTAGATTCGACAAAAGGGCGGGCAGTATCTCCTAGGATataaactaagaaaaatatgtattttattttagtattaaaCAAAGGGATTCATGAAGATGATCTTAATAATTTGGATAACCTACATCATTGGACTGAAATATTGTATCTTGAGTAAGGATGACAGATCCTTCTATTATTAGAAGATTAGGATTCATCTGCTCAATTATAATTTATGGATGaactaaaaaatattgtaatctATGAATGtaatataaatttagaatatcaCTACAGGGGAGCAAGTAACACTGGAGGATTGTTGCTCCATTTCATTGAAGTTCTTACAAGTTGAGTTTCCAGATTTGTGCTTATTTTTACAGGTCTTCCCATATGGATCAGTACCACTAAAAACATATCTTCCTGATGGAGATATTGATTTGACTACCCTTAGTTGTCCAAGTGTTGAGGATGCCTGGGTATCTGATGTTCATGCTGTTCTGAGGGAAGAAGAACATAATGAAGCTGCTCGGTTTGAAGTGAAGGATATCCATTGCATTGATGCTGAGGTTCCCCCCACCTTATTCACTTgtcttttttgaatttaaatttttttaggtggATTGGCTCACATCTCATTATGCATGTGGGCTGGCATTTTCATGCCTTGTTATCTCatattgttgaaattgaaattcttTGTTAGAAGTTCTGTTATTTGCATGGATGACATGTTATGTAACTAAATATTTAcctgttatatatatttttttattaaattgcatcTGTGTTTAATGGTGGCAGGTTAAGCTTGTGAAATGCATTGTACAGAATATCGTGGTAGATATATCATTCAATCAGTTAGGAGGACTTTGTACgctttgttttcttgaacaggtATGATGTAAGGCTACCTTTTAAGATTATAAATGTGATTACCATGCTTGGTATCTTTTATCTTGCAGGATATATGATcctatttcataaaaaaaaacattttgaattagtaacttcttttctttttagtagtATTTGAAACGAATTTATTTTGtatgtaatatatattatttgtttgcATTGGGCTGTGCTTATTTACATTCTTATGGCTGCATTCCTTAGATTTATACCTTTAAACACCATGGAAATCGTTCCATTGTATGCATTTCTGTGCATGTCTGCACACTTCAAGGATTCAAAGAATGGCACTTCTACATTCTAATGGCTCCATAACTTCCTTAAACAATATGGAATATGGAGTTGACTCAGTGCTGCCTTCTAGAAATTTCACATTTCTAATGCTACCTATATGCAGGTTGATCGCCTTGTTGGTAAAGATCATCTCTTTAAGCGCAGCATTATTTTGATAAAAGCTTGGTGCTATTATGAAAGTCGTATTCTTGGTGCCCATCATGGTTTGCTTTCAACCTACGCTTTGGAGAAATTGGTCCTTTACATTTTCCATCAATTTCATTCTTCCCTAAATGCACCTTTAGCAGTGAGTGCTCttacaaattaaaattgaattgcTTACTAGATGCATATATTAGATTGaatacttaattttattttctcttccccCCCCAAATAGGTTCTTTACAGATTTTTAGATTACTTCAGCAAATTTGATTGGGAAAGTTATTGTATTAGTTTAAGTGGACCAGTTTGTGTTTACTTGTAATTTCATCCTCTTTTAACTATTATTGATATTGTTTtagttatctttttttatttattttatttttatttatttatttatttttaatgtttgcAATGCATTGATATTGCATTAGTGGTGTGATGACTACAGAGAACCCGCAAAATATTAACGGAGAAGATTGCTCAGTTGAATTCAGCCATAGACGATGTTTTTGctcagcttcatggagatgatgCCCCTAATGGAGCTGCAGTGAATTCAGATGAAGTTGGAGCTTCAATGTAACAGAATATTTGTTGTAATTGCCATATAAACCGTCACTACTTACGTGGGATTAGTACTGGAAAAACAATGTTTTGAATCCTTTATcccttttaattttctattcgGTTAATAAATTCAGGTTGATtgtacttatataaaaaatttactagaAATGATAGCAAAATATGATTTGTTTCACAGTAATTTTCTCTTAGtagtaattatttatatttaggtACTAATTGTTCTCTCATGTGCTATTCTCACATTCCTACAATAgctgtggatttttttttttcacacaatcAATAGCAGATTTTCCACCTGAGATTGCACGCTTGAGCTTACGAATAGTGCAATGGTTTTTactctccctttcttttttcttgttttgtattaaaataaattttcaaagaatCCTTAGCTGCTAGTGCTTAACTTCAAGATGCAAGATGAGCTTCATATGTTAGTAGAAAAAAGCTTTCACGCTCAAGTGAATCATTTAAAAGCTTGAGACAATCGTAGTTATAGTAATCTCCTAATTTCTGTATGACTTAGAAATTTatcttcaaattcaaattataacatatcaaaacactaaaattgtgtaattcactcaaaaactaaaatattaatatcaagtaagaagggaaaaaagaacataaaaaaatataccacaaatattttttttttagagataattacaaccTGCTTCTAACCTGCAGTTCGAACTTTTTTCTCCCAAGACCCCTAAACACTTTGTGCATGAGGAAGTATCAATTCagttacaaggcctttggcagATACCacaaatcattaaattaaacaattaaaatacaatattaCTTTTTGTCAtctatataaatttaaattatgatttCGAATATGTACCCTCAACCAAACCTGtcttttctcaattttattaaGTGTGCCAAAATAGACAAAACGGTACCTTTGCCACGTTCAGTTGTACTCGTATTTTTTCTGACATTTAATGGTACCATTTTCAAATTGTGCAGTACCAAAAATtgcatgtgactgtacttttgtcacgtTTGGtgattcaattattattttcttgcaaATGATGGTTCTATTATTACATTAGGCAGtatcaacatcacatttgaccgTACTGTTCTCACATTCGGtggtacttttgtcacattcaatgattcctttttttttttctcaccaattaCCATAATATcgatgaaacctaaaaaatgaccaaaatacccttagaacctaaaaaatgacaaaataatcctaaaactaaaataaataaaataataataataaaaactacttaccaaaaaaaacccaaaatatgactaaaataaccatgaaaactaagaaatgaccaaaacacccttaaaacaaacaaaattgaccaaataatcttgaaacttaaaaaatgactgaaattaccataaaatctataaaaaaaattactaaaataaccACGAAACTAAAATATGACCAAACTACccttagaaaagaaaatgaccGTAATACCCTTACAAAAGAAAATGACCATAATGGTCCCTATACATAGAGAATATCTAAAAATACCCTTACAAATTTAACAAAgagtcaattcgggttagcgtgtcgggtttGTGTCGTGTTGAGATAAGGGTGTTCGACTAAATGACTCAACcataacccgacccatttaataatcgtgtcatgatccttcaaccctaacccgatcTGTTAATAAGacgggttgacctgacccaatccatttgacatgcttaataaacgagtcatgTTGGATTGATAtaaatgtaacacaacccatttcaacctgcataatattaaatataacatccatctagaaataatttagGGTTTGTAGGGTTTAGAGATCTagggtttgtaaagtttcaatttccaattatatcccttgtaagtatttgtaattactcacttttctttttaaatttaaaaggtatttgacaaatctaaaataaaatgaatatttatttgttatacgagttaaacgggttatgttaagtgggtcatttcgggttgacacaaataaattggcgtgtcaaacgtgtctattgtgGGTTATGCAGGTTGACCTacttatgacacgtttcttatcgtgtcgctttcgggtcgacccatttatgacccaaacccattaaggcccaacctTAATACGGAAAAACCCGTGTCGAGTACGTGTCGTGTTTGCGGGTTGAGTCGAACATTAACACCCCTAGTTAAGGGTGtgcatgggttgggttgagaagttttttcaacccaacccaccatggtgggttaaaaaaaaatccaacccaacccatcataAGGGTTCAacttaacccaacccaacccacgtgGATCGGGTTGGGTTGGTTGAACTCATGGGttggacaactttttttttttttttccattattattaaattgagcattaGACCAACACCactataattaaaagaaaatttataaccaaataatcATGAGCATAACGGCAAATAAATACAAACTATATAAGAAAAActtagggtttgggttttgtacATGCAAGTTAGATTTGAACTTATATaaaggaataaaataagttatctaATAGTATATTTACATGAAAAAGTTTTAAGTGACAAGGATGCTTGCTTTGACATGACACAtgttagagaagaagaaagtgatagCAAGAACGTAAAAAGGACACAAGAAGTACATGGAAAACCCTAGGAAAAGGGATGAAAAACCACGGTTTGAGCAAAAATTGAATGTTCTTGCTTTGTTCAAATTTGTATTATGTGGGGAAAAGAGGTCACTCTTGTACAATAAAGGTGTTCTTCCTTAAAGAGAGACCTTGTTTTCTACCTTCCTATCTTATCAACTTTCTACTCTCTTCTTCAAATATTTACTAGGGTTTTTACCCTAAAATATAGCTGAATGTTCCTCTTATAATTTGAGGAATATGGCTAAGTATAAAGATAGGTGTCAAGTCATCATTTCTCTATTTTGGACCTTTCCATAGTTGTGATATGGAAAGCTGACTAGAGGATAGAGATTATGCCAACGTGGCACTGAGACTTGTGGGTAGGTGATTTTGTCACTGCTTGGGAAACAAGTCATGGACATTGAGAGGGACATCAAGAGTACTGTGAATGATACATGTGTCTCTAAGGTAGTCCAACATGCATTCAACCAATAAGGGGTGTCCCTATAGTTGCTGACCTTAGAAAGTCACTATCTCCTTTTTCGTGAGTACTTGAGTCCCATGTTAGGTGCATATTTTACTTTCTTCCCAAAGTAGTCATGCATTTGGCACGGACCAAGAATAGGATCTTTTAGCCAATGCTTCCTCTTCCTTTGCTCACAGCCATTCCAAGTGTAGGGTCCAGATCCAATCACATATGCATCTGGAGCCAATACAATTGCAGCACTCAGACTCACTAATATTCCAGAGAACAAGGGCAAACTTATTGTGGTAATAAGAGAAACATATATTCTAATTCCATTTGGTTTGTATCATGTTATGATTAATACCCTTAAACTATTTTCATCAGAGCCAATTGATTTTGCATAAGATAGCTTCAGGATATGCAAACAAATTATAAAGATCAACTTTATTTGTCTATtatcttattcttctttaattCACAAGATTTATACATGAAATGCGATTAAGGTTATATTCTGAAAAAATAATTCTGTTTCCAAAATTCATTTCTCTACACATCACCAGTTTTGGTTGTGAAAAAGCTTCTAActcaatcaacacaagcaaATGGTGTTCTTTATTATCAACATCTCTAGTGTTTATGTTCTTATGTAACCAATTTGATTCAAGTATTAATGCCCATAAATGGCTGTTGAttgtttgaatttcaaactatTCATCCAAGTTTTGGGGAGCGACACTTGTCATCTGTCCTGTTTCAAGAGCTGAGGAAAGAAGCTGAAAACATGCAACTAGTTTCAGTTGACTAAAGCTTTTGATTGGCTTGCTCAACAAAAAAGGAAAGCTCTATTGTGGAACTACAATACTACATATATGCAacaatgtattttctttttaatgtttgGTAGTGGGCTAgaactttgttttgttgtaGCATAATAAACAACTGAGGTTGATATCAGATACTATGTACTAAAACTCAGGGTCTTACATGTGTACTTGAGTCATGTGGTTCAATATAAGTGTTACATGTAACAATTTACAGCTATTGGCAATTATGAGATTGTTTTTTACCTCTCTAAAGTGGAGCTTGATAATAACggtcgtattttttttttattattatttttttgttccaacTTTGGCATGTAACAATTTACAGCtagaatacaaacacaaacaaagatTGTTCATGAAAAGAGCTTCCTGGACACAAACATAAGTCCAGACTTCATTATGATTGGTACGTAAGAACCTTTAGACAACGGTAGCTTTCACATGGAGAAGCTTCATTGTTTCTTTAGGACATATCTCTTGCATAGAATATTCAAGCTTTACAACTGAGGCTTTATATAATGCTTATATTGCAGTATAAATATTAAGTATAATAATTCCTCTAGTGTTATATACAAAAtggattaaatttaataatgtgATTACATTCACTTAATAATGTGATTAtacaaaacatgtgaaaaaaacatgtaattccTCTAGTGTTGAAATATTATATTTACATGTGAACAAAACATGCTAGTTGCCTAGGCTTTATATTTGTAGCATTCTTCAGCCATAGAGATATTTTTTCCTGCCTAGCTCTGACATTGACAACTGCTCCACAAATTTCATCTCCATGATCAAATTCTTATCCAACCATAGCTAGCAACTAATTCCAGCACATTCAGAAAATTAGATACCACATAAAAATGTTGATTAGGAATTTAAATCACTAGCATGGTCTGAAACATACTGTATATAGCCAACAGGTAACAGATTTCCCACCAAGATCCAAACACTAATCTGCATAAAATACAACCAAATCACTTACACTTATTACTCAAGACACAATCTTTAATAAAATATACCTGAAGATGAAGTGCAACTCCAGCACTTATTATTCAAGACACAATcttcaatataatatatattttgcttctaaGCCAAAAGAGATTGCCAAAATAGTTAAGAGTACTTGCTTTACCgcattaaaactaaaaactataATTTATCACATTGTACTCAATATTCTACAAGGAAGACACATATTTGCTAGTCTGGTAAAAAGGCCATAAACCTTCTCAAGTACCTCTAAAAAACACTAAAGTAGCCAAAACTCAAGATGGGTCTAAAAAGAAACTCAAAAACATCAATTACTATGATATGACCTTTACACAAACCAAAAATCTGTTCAATGCTTCAGATGAAGAGAGTGGGGAGATGTCAGAAGCTCTTTAAACCAAGCAGCTGAAATCAAAACTGTTTGTGCACACAACACAAACGTatgtgcaaaaaataaaaattcagccTCACAttcattagaaaaataaaaaacaatttactAAATTGCTGTATGAAAGATAAAAATTCAATCTcccattcattaaaaaaaaaaatcaattcactAAATCACtaactcataaatagtatccTATTCATTCTTTTATACTAATCTTTGAGTGACCGTTATACTAATCTTTGAGTGACCGAAAATATTCCTGTAGTGGAATGTTTCCAGCAATTTCAACAATTCTTGAACGTTGATCATTATTCTTTGAAAGCACTAGACTTGCTGCCAACTTGTACCGTAAACGTTCCGACCAGCTCTCCTACAAATAATTAGACATGTAATTAAGTAGTTTAAACAAATTATGtgaaaatttgtatttaattcaaataattttttaccaAAAGGGGTAAATGCCTGCTGGAAGTATTTGTAAACATGTGTTTTATAACATACATCCTGCAATCATACctgaaaaatgaaaactgtTAAAATTCTGCAATTTGAAAAATGCATAGAATAGTTATCCATATGTACTAGTACAATTTGGTACCTACCCATTATTTTGTTGAGGATTCGAGACGGGTGATTTCAATTTAAATGTGGTAATACTATCAATATACTTGTCTTTCTCCAAAAAACTCAACAACTTATCAAGGCCTGTAACCTATTGCAAAGTTGGATTTTAACATCAGTTATTTTTAGTACAATACCTaacaaaattacattaaaaacaatcattatTGAGTAGAAAGAGTAAGAAACAATACCAcagttttaacattttttgttcGAATGACTTCACTAGTTGTGCTTTGCAAAGAGTccagtatatatataaatcttttttcaaaatcaatgaCACATAAGTACCAATGACTATTATTGTCATTCATAGGGATAAAAATCTACAGGTACAAATGAACAATGTATTAGCATGTGTCAATGTagtatacatgtgtgtgtgcgtgcgcTAAGTAAAATTACCCGTTCACACTTCACCAAATTTGACATATACTTGTCATCGTCCCTATATGTCTTTTTAAACCATTCTAGTGTGGGATTGCCATCTTCTTCGAGCATTTTTTgctacaaaaatatataaaaatttcaaaaaagtaAGGTATTAATTAAACACTACAAGCACAATCCAAAACATATATTCAAGATAAATAACTTGTGTATTAATTAAACACTATAAGCACACAAACCAAAATATTACGAAAACTTACAGCAAAATGCATTGGCAAATACCACACAAACATGTCTCTATATCTGTTCTCTTCCATCCTCATCTTGCAAACGAACAAATTAATAATCTAAAATACAACATAATTGTTATAATTATTGTATAAATAAACAGCACAAATATTTATTAGTGTATTTAAATTTCATACACTAACCTGATTGCTTATCCATTGCTTAGGGAGCAAGGTATTGAAAGCTGCACGATCACCATATTCATATTTCATGGAAACAAGAACTTCACTAAACATTATTCATTGACAAATTCTTATGT is part of the Quercus robur chromosome 9, dhQueRobu3.1, whole genome shotgun sequence genome and harbors:
- the LOC126700895 gene encoding uncharacterized protein LOC126700895 yields the protein MELDVRLCHNGSNNPLRWSSVWRLLQRLRCQSQYREFMIIECGCLLSLVSYRVYQNITTGEQVTLEDCCSISLKFLQVEFPDLCLFLQVFPYGSVPLKTYLPDGDIDLTTLSCPSVEDAWVSDVHAVLREEEHNEAARFEVKDIHCIDAEVKLVKCIVQNIVVDISFNQLGGLCTLCFLEQVDRLVGKDHLFKRSIILIKAWCYYESRILGAHHGLLSTYALEKLVLYIFHQFHSSLNAPLARTRKILTEKIAQLNSAIDDVFAQLHGDDAPNGAAVNSDEVGASM